The Campylobacterota bacterium genome includes a window with the following:
- a CDS encoding Hpt domain-containing protein, producing MTAQEKIDMGIRSELEANFDFEIIDEFLDHYAMMVEIMEPLIVDLGSETRYHRSIDELFRIFHNIKSASGYLQMEPMTRLAAFVEEALEQLRARDKKANDETVNWMISVADMFMQWQEDLKMDNELSHVHFSLLILPDMESE from the coding sequence TTGACCGCACAGGAGAAGATCGACATGGGCATACGCAGCGAACTTGAAGCGAATTTCGATTTTGAAATCATCGACGAGTTTCTGGACCACTACGCAATGATGGTGGAAATCATGGAACCGTTGATCGTCGATCTGGGAAGCGAAACACGCTACCATCGCAGTATCGACGAATTGTTCCGCATTTTTCATAACATCAAATCGGCGTCGGGATATTTGCAGATGGAACCGATGACGCGTCTTGCGGCGTTTGTCGAGGAGGCGCTCGAACAGCTTCGGGCCCGTGACAAAAAAGCCAACGACGAGACCGTGAACTGGATGATCAGCGTGGCCGATATGTTCATGCAGTGGCAGGAAGATCTGAAAATGGACAACGAACTCTCCCACGTCCACTTTTCCCTTTTAATTTTACCCGATATGGAGTCAGAGTGA
- the trpA gene encoding tryptophan synthase subunit alpha codes for MKQLVAYITAGYPDTAFTADLALSLAENGVDTLELGVPFSDPVADGPVIEEANGRSLGRGFRFADLLTISEEIAPRIDTLWMGYFNPFYQYGMARLLERAETIGVNGLIIPDLPYEEAKAYAPLFERHNLANISFVAPTDGDARIATITAESRKFIYLVAYAGITGSGQSEDLNGVLASIKRHTTTPVYVGFGVNEKTAREKAQGADGVIVGSAIVSVLLDDALGASQKIAKCCEITRNIKSLIND; via the coding sequence GTGAAACAACTCGTAGCATACATCACCGCAGGATATCCCGATACCGCTTTTACGGCTGATTTGGCGCTGTCACTGGCCGAAAACGGTGTTGATACCCTCGAACTGGGAGTCCCTTTTTCCGATCCGGTCGCCGACGGCCCGGTCATCGAGGAAGCCAACGGCCGTTCCCTGGGGCGGGGGTTTCGTTTCGCCGATCTTTTGACGATTTCAGAAGAGATCGCTCCGCGGATCGATACCTTGTGGATGGGCTATTTCAATCCGTTTTACCAGTACGGTATGGCCAGACTGCTCGAACGTGCCGAAACCATCGGGGTCAACGGGCTGATCATCCCCGATCTTCCTTACGAAGAGGCGAAAGCTTACGCCCCGTTGTTCGAACGCCATAACCTGGCCAATATCTCTTTCGTCGCTCCCACCGACGGCGACGCGCGTATCGCGACGATTACGGCCGAGTCGCGTAAATTCATCTATCTCGTCGCGTATGCGGGGATCACCGGGAGCGGGCAGAGCGAGGACTTGAACGGAGTGCTTGCCTCTATCAAGCGCCACACCACGACCCCGGTCTACGTCGGTTTCGGCGTCAACGAAAAGACCGCCCGGGAAAAAGCGCAGGGGGCTGATGGCGTCATTGTCGGATCGGCCATCGTCAGCGTTTTGCTCGACGACGCTCTCGGCGCCAGCCAAAAAATCGCCAAATGCTGCGAAATTACCCGCAATATTAAATCCCTGATTAACGACTAA